In Pseudomonas rhizosphaerae, one DNA window encodes the following:
- the trmA gene encoding tRNA (uridine(54)-C5)-methyltransferase TrmA — protein sequence MSAVLDPSSYTQQLDEKVARLRALLAPFDAPEPAVFDSPREHYRLRAEFRLWREDGQRHYAMFAPGEKHVPILIDSFPIASQRINELMPRLKAAWQADAALSNKLFQVEFLTTLDGDAMVTLCYHRPLDEHWQRAAEQLASDLSVSIIGRSKGKRVVIGRDYAVEALEVAGRTFRYRQPEGAFTQPNGTVNQKMLNWAYEALGPRDDDLLELYCGNGNFTLPLATQVRKVLATEISKTSVAAALHNLDDNGVDNVTLVRLSAEELTEALNEVRPFRRLQGIDLKAYDFGSVFVDPPRAGMDVDTCELTRRFDNILYISCNPETLAANIEQLHDTHRVAKCALFDQFPYTHHMESGVLLVRR from the coding sequence ATGAGTGCTGTTCTCGACCCCTCCTCCTACACCCAGCAGTTGGATGAAAAGGTAGCGCGCCTGCGCGCGTTGCTGGCGCCGTTCGATGCGCCGGAACCGGCTGTGTTCGATTCGCCTCGCGAGCACTACCGGCTGCGTGCGGAATTTCGCCTGTGGCGCGAGGATGGCCAGCGTCATTACGCCATGTTCGCGCCGGGCGAGAAGCATGTGCCGATCCTGATCGACAGCTTTCCCATCGCAAGCCAGCGCATCAATGAACTGATGCCGCGCCTCAAAGCCGCCTGGCAGGCCGATGCGGCGCTGAGCAACAAGCTGTTCCAGGTGGAATTCCTGACCACCCTGGACGGCGATGCCATGGTCACCCTGTGCTACCACCGCCCGCTGGACGAGCACTGGCAGCGCGCTGCCGAGCAGCTGGCGAGCGACCTGAGCGTGAGCATCATCGGTCGCTCCAAGGGCAAGCGCGTGGTCATCGGCCGCGACTATGCGGTCGAGGCGCTCGAGGTGGCTGGTCGTACGTTCCGCTATCGCCAGCCCGAAGGCGCGTTCACCCAGCCCAACGGCACGGTCAACCAGAAGATGCTCAACTGGGCATACGAGGCCCTGGGCCCGCGCGACGACGATCTGCTGGAGCTGTACTGCGGCAACGGCAATTTCACCCTGCCGCTGGCCACGCAGGTGCGCAAGGTGCTGGCCACGGAAATCAGCAAGACGTCGGTCGCCGCTGCCTTGCACAACCTCGATGACAACGGCGTCGACAACGTGACCCTGGTGCGCCTGTCGGCCGAAGAGCTGACCGAAGCGCTCAACGAGGTGCGTCCGTTCCGTCGTCTGCAGGGTATCGATCTCAAGGCCTATGACTTCGGCAGCGTGTTCGTCGATCCGCCACGGGCCGGCATGGACGTGGACACCTGCGAGCTGACCCGACGCTTCGACAACATCCTGTACATCTCCTGCAATCCGGAGACACTGGCAGCCAATATCGAGCAATTGCACGATACCCATCGGGTGGCCAAGTGCGCGTTGTTCGACCAGTTTCCGTACACCCACCACATGGAATCAGGGGTTCTGCTGGTGCGCCGTTGA
- a CDS encoding (2Fe-2S)-binding protein, whose protein sequence is MSTLSSSAGAQPYASHSISLQLNGQSRQLDVLPWTTLLDLLREQLDLVGSKKGCDHGQCGACTVLLNGKRVNACLTLAVMCDGAELTTIEGLAQGDQLHPVQAAFIKHDAFQCGYCTPGQICSAVGLINEGRAESSADIKELMSGNLCRCGAYSNIRAAIEEVVEVQGGERS, encoded by the coding sequence ATGAGCACCCTTTCTTCCAGCGCTGGCGCGCAGCCGTACGCCAGCCACAGCATCTCCCTGCAACTCAATGGCCAGTCGCGCCAGCTCGATGTGTTGCCCTGGACCACCCTGCTGGACCTGCTGCGCGAACAGCTCGACCTGGTCGGCAGCAAAAAAGGCTGCGACCACGGTCAGTGCGGCGCCTGCACCGTGCTGCTCAATGGCAAGCGGGTCAACGCCTGCCTGACCCTGGCCGTGATGTGCGACGGCGCCGAGTTGACCACCATCGAAGGCCTGGCGCAGGGTGATCAACTGCACCCAGTGCAAGCCGCGTTCATCAAGCACGATGCCTTCCAGTGCGGTTACTGCACCCCAGGGCAGATCTGCTCGGCCGTTGGCCTGATCAACGAAGGCCGCGCCGAATCCAGCGCCGACATCAAGGAATTGATGAGCGGCAACCTGTGCCGTTGCGGCGCCTACAGCAACATCCGCGCGGCCATCGAAGAAGTGGTGGAAGTGCAGGGGGGTGAACGCTCATGA
- a CDS encoding transporter, with the protein MAILFPLSRLFASASILLSITTGTLADTVHLKNGDSLSGRLISYEGDVCVFSTPYAMGLTIRTADIGSMQTDHPYEVQFKNGDRASGHLVSESARVTRLSSEIFGEVELKLADIAVLQRNLIEQREPAVARDHIEYGERADPPPLDFLVGSTVLLGPGEYELDMGLVYKQSRRQHNLFDVGYFQKSSYSARVLQFEPTLRAGLFDRLEAHLTVPFSYTSVEDVSSNEYVSTSSAWDLADIGMGIQYQWLDETAAYPALSFTFDIGAPTGRKRYNDAANRWKDPLNNGSGHWSVAPGIAWVRRTDPAILFGGLSYQHFFENTIDGYTVKPGWALRSYLGAGFALNEKLSIGARFSYSYTANLRAGRRTIKGTDIDPADLAFNVSYRLHEDWVISPQVMLGLNDDAGPASMSLNLKRKFN; encoded by the coding sequence ATGGCTATCTTGTTTCCGCTCTCGCGTCTGTTCGCGAGTGCCAGCATCCTGTTGTCTATCACTACTGGTACGTTAGCCGATACGGTGCACCTGAAGAATGGTGACAGCCTGTCTGGCAGGTTAATCAGCTACGAAGGGGATGTCTGCGTTTTCAGCACTCCCTACGCGATGGGCTTGACCATCCGAACCGCCGATATTGGGTCAATGCAAACCGATCACCCTTATGAAGTGCAGTTCAAGAACGGCGATCGAGCCTCAGGACACTTGGTGAGTGAAAGCGCCCGGGTCACGCGACTTTCATCCGAAATTTTCGGTGAGGTCGAATTGAAGCTGGCCGACATCGCTGTACTGCAGCGAAACTTAATTGAACAGCGTGAACCAGCAGTAGCGCGTGACCACATCGAATACGGAGAGCGTGCCGACCCGCCGCCGCTGGATTTTCTGGTGGGCTCCACGGTTTTGCTCGGGCCAGGCGAGTATGAACTCGACATGGGCTTGGTATACAAGCAAAGCCGCCGGCAACACAATCTGTTCGACGTTGGTTATTTTCAGAAATCTTCCTACAGCGCACGTGTGCTGCAGTTCGAACCCACGCTCCGTGCAGGGCTTTTTGACCGGCTCGAAGCGCATCTGACAGTGCCGTTCTCTTATACGAGCGTCGAAGATGTCTCTTCAAATGAGTATGTGAGCACTTCCAGCGCGTGGGACCTGGCGGACATAGGCATGGGAATTCAGTACCAGTGGCTCGACGAAACCGCCGCCTATCCGGCGCTTTCGTTTACGTTCGACATCGGTGCTCCCACCGGCCGCAAACGCTACAACGATGCAGCCAACCGATGGAAGGATCCGTTGAACAACGGCTCCGGGCACTGGAGCGTAGCGCCCGGCATTGCCTGGGTGCGCCGCACCGATCCGGCCATTCTGTTTGGCGGGCTCAGTTATCAACACTTTTTCGAGAACACCATCGATGGCTACACCGTAAAGCCAGGCTGGGCGTTGCGGAGTTACCTGGGCGCAGGCTTTGCACTCAATGAGAAGCTGTCCATAGGCGCTCGATTCTCTTATAGCTATACCGCCAATCTGAGAGCAGGTAGACGAACCATCAAAGGCACTGACATTGATCCGGCAGATCTTGCCTTCAATGTGTCCTATAGGCTGCACGAGGACTGGGTAATTTCTCCTCAAGTTATGCTGGGCCTCAATGACGACGCGGGACCGGCTTCCATGTCATTGAACCTCAAGCGCAAGTTCAATTGA
- a CDS encoding C39 family peptidase, giving the protein MRYSELGLVSVLGLATVANASPFQAPRPLSELRMERIERQTLDYSCGAAALTILLNLYFGETLHEQDVLADMVGRLSREQAVERATQGFSLLDLKTTAQRLGYQAEGVILPRQALASLKGPVIILLRQRSLNHFVVLKGIGRGSALLADPARGHIRMPLFELYEQWQGETLVLGRDHFGLPLEHGLKVPARSLIAPERETVRTLQRSPVQ; this is encoded by the coding sequence ATGCGTTATTCCGAGTTGGGTCTGGTCTCCGTCCTTGGATTGGCCACTGTGGCGAATGCTTCGCCGTTTCAGGCACCCCGGCCACTTTCCGAATTGCGCATGGAACGCATAGAGCGCCAGACGCTGGATTATTCATGCGGGGCCGCGGCATTGACCATTCTGCTCAACCTGTATTTTGGCGAAACGCTGCACGAGCAGGATGTACTCGCTGACATGGTTGGCAGGCTGTCTCGGGAGCAGGCAGTGGAGCGAGCCACTCAGGGATTTTCTCTGCTTGACCTCAAAACCACTGCTCAGCGTTTGGGTTACCAGGCCGAAGGTGTGATATTGCCCCGCCAGGCATTGGCTTCGCTGAAAGGTCCGGTGATCATTCTGCTCAGGCAACGCTCACTCAATCATTTTGTGGTGCTCAAAGGCATAGGCCGGGGCAGTGCATTGCTGGCAGACCCTGCGCGAGGGCACATTCGTATGCCGCTGTTTGAACTGTATGAGCAGTGGCAGGGCGAAACACTGGTGCTGGGCCGTGACCACTTCGGCTTGCCATTGGAGCATGGATTAAAGGTGCCGGCGCGTAGCCTGATTGCTCCTGAGCGGGAGACCGTGCGGACGCTTCAGCGCAGTCCTGTGCAGTGA
- a CDS encoding xanthine dehydrogenase family protein molybdopterin-binding subunit, with protein MSTLGKPMDRVDGLLKVTGQARYAGEFPEDGLLFGSVVSSTIANGRVLSIDASKALALPGVVAVIDHTNRPKLASYDEKYEDDDAADGSPFRPLYNDNVLYSGQPLALVVADNLELARHAGSLVHIEYAQEAHQTDLHAQLSGAKSAPAELPEPRGDFAGQFGAAAIKVDATYDTPVEHHNPMEPHASTALYQADGSLVIHDKTQSTQNCQTYLSNVFGLDKDKIRVMAAFVGGAFGSGLRPQYQLPLAVMAALHLKRSVRVTLTRQQMFTFGYRPRTVQQLQLACSADGKLQAVGHTATGQTSRFEDFTEHVVEWSGMLYHCDNVKLTYNLVPLDVFTPLDMRAPGAALGLIGLECAMDELAVAAKIDPVQLRLVNFSDTNQNEGKPYSSKELKACYQQGAERFGWNQRTVEPRSMRRDNQLVGMGMAGGVWEAMQMPASAKAKIDKQGKLVVSSATTDIGTGTYTVMTQIAAAAAGVAAQDVEFKLGDSSLPTAPLQGGSFTVSSVGTAVQQACEALKAKLIHAASQVQPAFAEADPAQVFVENGELRCPGHHLSLQNLTDIDGSDTFEAQVDAEPDKKREGYATATHSAVFVEVEVDEDLGTIRVTRVVSAVAAGRVVNPKMARSQILGGVVWGLGMALQEETQTDHNLGRFMNHSLAEYHIPVNADINDIDVIFVDEPDDIVNALGSKGVGEIGIVGVAAAVANAIYHATGKRVREFPITLDKVM; from the coding sequence ATGAGCACACTTGGCAAACCCATGGACCGCGTCGACGGTCTGCTCAAGGTGACCGGTCAGGCGCGCTACGCTGGCGAGTTCCCCGAAGATGGCCTGCTGTTCGGCAGCGTCGTCTCCAGCACCATCGCCAACGGCCGCGTGCTGTCCATCGATGCGTCCAAGGCCTTGGCCCTGCCGGGCGTGGTGGCGGTGATCGACCACACCAACCGGCCGAAGCTGGCCAGCTACGATGAAAAATACGAAGACGACGATGCCGCCGACGGCTCGCCGTTTCGCCCGCTGTACAACGACAACGTGCTCTACAGCGGCCAGCCGCTGGCGCTGGTCGTCGCGGACAATCTGGAACTGGCACGCCATGCCGGCTCCCTGGTGCACATCGAGTACGCCCAGGAAGCTCACCAGACCGACCTGCACGCCCAATTGTCCGGCGCCAAGTCGGCACCGGCCGAATTGCCTGAGCCGCGCGGCGATTTCGCTGGCCAGTTCGGCGCGGCAGCAATCAAGGTCGACGCCACCTACGACACCCCGGTCGAGCACCACAACCCGATGGAGCCCCACGCCAGCACCGCGCTCTATCAAGCCGATGGCAGCTTGGTCATCCACGACAAGACCCAGAGCACGCAGAACTGCCAGACCTATCTGTCCAACGTGTTCGGCCTGGACAAGGACAAGATCCGCGTCATGGCCGCTTTCGTCGGCGGTGCCTTCGGTTCCGGCCTGCGTCCCCAGTACCAATTGCCACTGGCCGTGATGGCCGCCCTGCACCTCAAGCGCTCGGTGCGCGTGACCCTGACCCGCCAGCAGATGTTCACCTTCGGCTACCGTCCACGCACCGTGCAGCAGCTGCAACTGGCCTGCAGTGCCGACGGCAAGCTGCAGGCGGTAGGGCATACCGCAACCGGCCAGACCTCGCGCTTCGAGGACTTCACCGAGCACGTCGTGGAATGGAGCGGCATGCTCTACCACTGCGACAACGTCAAGTTGACCTATAACCTGGTGCCCCTGGACGTGTTCACCCCGCTCGACATGCGTGCTCCGGGAGCCGCCCTGGGCTTGATCGGCCTGGAATGCGCGATGGACGAACTGGCCGTGGCGGCCAAGATCGACCCCGTGCAGCTGCGCTTGGTCAATTTCTCCGACACCAACCAGAACGAAGGCAAGCCGTACTCCAGCAAGGAGCTCAAGGCCTGCTACCAGCAGGGCGCCGAGCGTTTCGGCTGGAACCAGCGCACGGTCGAGCCGCGCAGCATGCGCCGCGACAACCAGTTGGTCGGCATGGGCATGGCCGGTGGCGTGTGGGAAGCCATGCAGATGCCGGCCAGCGCCAAGGCCAAAATCGACAAGCAAGGCAAGCTGGTGGTCAGCAGCGCAACCACCGACATCGGCACCGGTACCTACACGGTCATGACCCAGATCGCCGCTGCGGCAGCGGGCGTTGCTGCACAGGACGTGGAATTCAAGCTGGGCGACTCGTCGCTGCCCACCGCGCCACTGCAAGGTGGCTCGTTCACCGTGTCGTCGGTCGGGACCGCCGTGCAGCAGGCCTGCGAGGCCCTCAAGGCCAAGCTGATCCACGCCGCCAGCCAGGTGCAGCCGGCCTTCGCCGAGGCAGATCCTGCGCAGGTGTTCGTCGAGAACGGCGAGCTACGCTGTCCAGGTCATCACCTGTCGTTGCAGAACCTGACCGACATCGATGGCTCGGACACCTTCGAGGCACAAGTCGATGCCGAGCCGGACAAGAAGCGTGAAGGCTACGCCACGGCCACGCATTCGGCGGTGTTCGTCGAAGTGGAAGTGGACGAAGACCTCGGCACCATCCGCGTGACCCGCGTGGTCAGCGCCGTAGCCGCCGGGCGTGTAGTGAACCCAAAGATGGCCCGCAGCCAGATTCTCGGCGGCGTGGTCTGGGGCCTGGGCATGGCCCTGCAGGAAGAAACCCAGACCGACCACAACCTGGGCCGCTTCATGAACCACAGCCTGGCCGAGTACCACATTCCGGTGAATGCCGACATCAACGACATCGACGTGATTTTCGTCGACGAACCTGACGACATCGTCAACGCCCTGGGCTCCAAGGGCGTCGGCGAGATCGGCATCGTCGGCGTCGCCGCCGCGGTGGCGAACGCCATCTATCACGCCACCGGCAAGCGTGTTCGTGAGTTTCCCATTACTTTGGACAAGGTGATGTAA
- a CDS encoding NCS2 family permease — MLERLFQLKAHNTNVRTEILAGVTTFLAMAYILFVNPSILGETGMDKGAVFVATCLAAAIGSTVMGLIANYPIALAPGMGLNAFFTYTVVLHMGHTWQVALGAVFISAVCFFLLSIFRIREWIVNSIPLPLRSAIAAGIGLFLALIALQGAGIVVGNPATVVGMGDLTKPGAVLAILGFFLIVALEARKVRGAVLIGILVVTTASILLGFSPFNGLVSMPPSLAPTFMQLDIAGALDIGLLSVIFAFLFVDLFDNSGTLIGVAKRAGLMGKDGHMPKMGRALIADSTAAMAGSLLGTSTTTSYIESAAGVSAGGRTGLTAIVVAVLFLLALFFAPLAGSVPAYATAPALFFVAVLMASGLAEIEWDDITEAAPVVVTALAMPLTYSIANGIAFGFIAWTVIKLLAGRTRDLNSALVILSILFVVKLGWYP, encoded by the coding sequence ATGCTGGAAAGGCTGTTTCAACTCAAGGCGCACAACACCAACGTGCGCACGGAAATACTCGCCGGGGTCACGACCTTTCTGGCGATGGCCTACATCCTGTTCGTCAACCCCAGCATCCTGGGCGAAACCGGCATGGACAAGGGCGCGGTGTTCGTCGCCACCTGCCTGGCCGCGGCCATCGGCTCGACGGTCATGGGCCTGATCGCCAACTACCCGATCGCCCTGGCACCGGGCATGGGCCTGAACGCCTTCTTCACCTACACCGTGGTCTTGCACATGGGCCACACCTGGCAGGTGGCGCTGGGCGCGGTGTTCATCTCGGCGGTGTGCTTTTTCCTGCTGTCGATCTTTCGGATCCGCGAATGGATCGTCAACAGCATCCCCTTGCCGCTGCGTTCGGCCATCGCTGCGGGCATCGGTCTGTTCCTGGCGCTGATCGCGCTGCAAGGCGCCGGGATTGTGGTGGGCAACCCGGCCACTGTGGTGGGCATGGGCGACCTGACCAAGCCCGGTGCGGTGCTCGCCATCCTTGGCTTTTTCCTGATCGTCGCCCTGGAGGCACGCAAGGTGCGCGGCGCGGTGCTGATCGGCATTCTTGTAGTGACCACCGCGTCGATCCTGCTGGGCTTCAGCCCGTTCAACGGATTGGTGTCGATGCCGCCTTCGCTGGCGCCGACCTTCATGCAACTGGACATCGCCGGGGCCTTGGACATCGGCCTGCTCAGCGTGATCTTCGCCTTCCTGTTCGTCGATCTGTTCGACAACTCCGGGACCTTGATCGGCGTGGCCAAGCGCGCTGGCCTGATGGGCAAAGACGGCCACATGCCGAAGATGGGGCGGGCGCTGATCGCTGACAGCACGGCGGCCATGGCCGGTTCGCTGCTGGGTACTTCCACCACCACCAGCTACATCGAGTCGGCAGCGGGCGTCAGCGCCGGGGGCCGTACCGGCCTGACCGCCATCGTGGTCGCGGTGCTGTTTCTGCTGGCACTGTTCTTCGCCCCGCTGGCAGGCAGCGTGCCGGCCTATGCCACGGCACCGGCGTTGTTCTTCGTGGCGGTATTGATGGCGTCGGGCCTGGCTGAAATCGAGTGGGACGACATCACCGAAGCCGCCCCAGTGGTGGTCACCGCCCTGGCCATGCCGCTGACCTATTCGATCGCCAACGGCATCGCCTTCGGCTTCATCGCCTGGACCGTGATCAAACTGCTGGCGGGCCGTACCCGCGACCTGAACTCGGCGCTGGTGATTCTTTCCATTCTGTTCGTTGTGAAACTGGGCTGGTATCCATGA
- a CDS encoding FAD binding domain-containing protein, translated as MNPFTYAKPAAVDEAVRLAGPRSRFIAGGTNLLDLMKENVMQPEQLIDITGLPLREVEETADGGVRIGALVSNADLAWHPLIEQRYPLLSQAILAGASPQLRNMASTGGNLLQRTRCYYFYDSKMPCNKREPGTGCPAKDGLNRIHAILGASEQCVATHPSDMCVALAALAAVVHVQGPNGARTIEFADFHRLPADAPERDNQLADDELITAVELPAAGFTAHSQYLKIRDRASYAFALVSVAAALELDGETIRDARLALGGVAHKPWRDEAVERLLIGQPATAETFGKAADALLQDARGLQHNTFKIKLARRAIVRALSDAAKGEMQR; from the coding sequence ATGAATCCGTTTACCTATGCCAAGCCAGCAGCCGTCGATGAAGCCGTGCGCCTGGCTGGTCCACGCTCGCGCTTCATCGCCGGTGGCACCAACCTGCTCGACCTGATGAAAGAAAACGTCATGCAGCCCGAGCAGCTCATCGACATCACCGGGCTGCCCCTGCGCGAAGTCGAGGAAACCGCCGACGGCGGCGTGCGCATTGGCGCCTTGGTCAGCAATGCCGACCTGGCCTGGCACCCGCTGATCGAGCAGCGTTACCCATTGCTCAGCCAGGCGATCCTGGCCGGTGCTTCGCCACAGCTGCGCAACATGGCCAGCACGGGCGGCAACCTCCTGCAACGCACGCGCTGCTACTACTTCTACGATTCGAAAATGCCCTGCAACAAGCGTGAGCCTGGCACCGGCTGCCCAGCCAAGGATGGCCTGAATCGCATCCATGCCATCCTGGGCGCCAGCGAGCAATGCGTGGCCACCCATCCTTCGGACATGTGCGTGGCCCTGGCAGCTTTGGCTGCCGTGGTCCATGTGCAGGGTCCGAACGGCGCGCGCACCATCGAGTTTGCCGACTTCCATCGCCTGCCTGCGGATGCGCCCGAGCGCGACAACCAACTGGCCGATGACGAGCTGATCACGGCGGTAGAACTGCCCGCCGCTGGCTTCACGGCCCACAGCCAGTACCTGAAGATCCGCGACCGCGCTTCCTATGCCTTTGCCTTGGTGTCAGTTGCCGCAGCACTGGAGCTAGACGGCGAGACCATCCGCGACGCTCGCCTGGCACTGGGCGGTGTCGCCCACAAGCCGTGGCGCGATGAGGCGGTGGAGCGCCTGCTGATCGGCCAGCCCGCCACCGCCGAAACCTTTGGCAAAGCTGCCGATGCCCTGTTGCAGGACGCTCGCGGCCTGCAGCACAACACCTTCAAGATCAAGCTGGCCCGCCGCGCGATAGTCCGTGCCCTGAGCGATGCCGCCAAAGGGGAGATGCAGCGATGA